The proteins below are encoded in one region of Deinococcus aerophilus:
- a CDS encoding ScyD/ScyE family protein produces the protein MGGITALTLTLLAGCTPAPPPINHQGSVVAQGLNGPQGVYVGSDGAVWIADSGTGGPNSFTTPAGPGSTDPTVNMYGNTARIIRVNAQGAATTVATLTSVAGAEGPEGASRLAELGGKLYISTGHWGDGASIAQLPQTSVLLRLDDSGVTQIANAWTFEAAQNPDGQEKDSHAYGLAAGPDGQLWMTDAGANDLLRVNPATGEITLVTVFDNLPNDNPGPGIPPTSQAVPTGIAFLNDGAAYVSLLPGFPFTPGSSKVVRVASDGTQTDWATGLTMTTDLTTGPDGNLYAVQLGLFGGQGFTPNTGSVVRLKAGGVKETLLTGLDTPTSVAFNQKGDAFISVGGAAAPGTGKVLRWDGLTSKSPVAASD, from the coding sequence ATGGGGGGCATAACTGCCCTGACCCTGACCTTGCTGGCAGGCTGCACTCCGGCGCCGCCTCCCATCAATCATCAGGGCAGCGTGGTGGCCCAGGGCCTCAACGGTCCGCAGGGCGTGTACGTGGGCAGCGATGGAGCGGTCTGGATCGCCGACTCCGGCACCGGCGGGCCCAACAGCTTCACCACGCCTGCCGGGCCCGGCAGCACCGATCCGACAGTCAACATGTATGGCAACACGGCGAGAATCATCCGCGTGAACGCACAGGGCGCGGCCACCACCGTGGCCACCCTGACCTCTGTGGCCGGTGCGGAGGGCCCTGAGGGGGCCAGCCGGCTGGCCGAGCTGGGGGGCAAGCTCTACATCAGCACCGGCCACTGGGGTGACGGAGCCAGCATTGCCCAGTTGCCGCAGACGTCGGTGCTGCTGCGTCTGGATGACTCCGGCGTGACGCAGATCGCCAACGCCTGGACCTTCGAGGCCGCCCAGAATCCTGACGGACAGGAAAAGGATTCCCATGCCTACGGCCTCGCCGCCGGACCCGACGGCCAGCTGTGGATGACCGATGCCGGGGCCAACGACCTGCTGCGGGTGAACCCTGCCACCGGGGAGATCACCCTGGTCACCGTCTTCGACAACCTGCCCAATGACAATCCGGGGCCGGGCATTCCCCCCACCTCGCAGGCGGTTCCCACCGGCATTGCCTTCCTCAATGACGGAGCCGCCTACGTGTCCCTGCTGCCCGGCTTCCCGTTCACACCGGGATCGAGCAAGGTGGTCCGGGTCGCCAGCGACGGAACCCAGACCGACTGGGCCACCGGACTGACCATGACGACCGACCTGACAACAGGCCCGGACGGCAACCTGTACGCCGTTCAGCTGGGCCTGTTCGGCGGACAGGGCTTCACGCCCAATACCGGTTCGGTGGTGCGCCTCAAGGCGGGCGGCGTCAAGGAAACCCTGCTGACGGGCCTGGACACCCCGACCTCGGTGGCCTTTAACCAGAAGGGCGACGCCTTCATATCGGTGGGCGGCGCGGCGGCTCCGGGCACCGGGAAGGTGCTGAGGTGGGACGGCCTGACCAGCAAGTCGCCCGTGGCGGCCAGCGATTAG
- a CDS encoding cupin domain-containing protein: MPIPRVSPLVLFPLAALLSVGLASNAAVNADALQWADAPAFLPPGAQLAVLDGDPSKAVRITLRLKMPAGYQIPAHWHPTQEDVTVLSGSMYVGMGDALSKTGGTLLKPGGFVALGAKMNHYAWTDEATVLQIHMDGPFEITYVDPALDPRNKK, translated from the coding sequence ATGCCTATTCCCCGTGTGTCTCCGCTCGTTCTGTTTCCCCTCGCTGCGCTGCTCTCGGTGGGCCTCGCCTCCAATGCGGCGGTCAACGCCGACGCACTGCAGTGGGCAGACGCTCCTGCCTTCTTGCCTCCGGGCGCACAACTCGCGGTGCTGGACGGTGATCCCAGCAAGGCCGTGCGAATCACGCTGCGCCTGAAGATGCCCGCCGGCTACCAGATTCCGGCGCACTGGCACCCCACCCAGGAGGACGTGACCGTACTGTCCGGCAGCATGTATGTGGGCATGGGCGACGCGCTGAGCAAGACCGGCGGCACCCTGCTGAAACCCGGCGGTTTCGTGGCCCTGGGCGCCAAGATGAACCACTACGCCTGGACCGACGAAGCCACGGTGCTGCAGATCCATATGGACGGCCCCTTCGAGATCACCTATGTCGACCCGGCCCTTGATCCGAGAAACAAGAAGTAA
- a CDS encoding FAD-binding oxidoreductase, protein MITMPNRPALSNLPVQDAVNTLRTSLRGEVIQPEDDRYDDLRALYNGMIDKHPALIVRCTDVADVQAALAFATEHGLRLAIRGGGHNGGGLGSVDGGLVIDLSAMHSVRVDPGARTVRVEGGATWGQVDHATHAFGLAVPSGIISTTGVGGLTLGGGLGHLTRKYGLTIDSLLEADVVLADGQLVTASEQEHSDLFWAIRGGGGNFGIVTSFLFRAHPVDTIVGGPTLWTLEQAPQVMRWYREFIVNAPEDLNGFFAFLTVPPAPPFPEHLHLQKMCGVVWCYTGPQDRAEEVFAPIREFGPPALHGVHDMPYPALQSAFDGLYPPGHQWYWRADFVKELTDEAIAAHVEHARTLPTMHSTMHLYPVNGAAHRVGQQDTAWSYRDATWGEVIVGVDPDPANAGTIRDWCVNYWEAVHPYSMGGAYVNMMMDEGQDRVRAAYRDNHDRLRQVKGRYDPRNVFSVNQNIRAD, encoded by the coding sequence ATGATCACCATGCCGAACCGTCCCGCCCTGTCCAACCTTCCCGTCCAGGACGCCGTGAATACCCTGCGGACCTCCCTGCGCGGCGAGGTGATTCAGCCCGAGGATGACCGCTACGACGATCTTCGCGCGCTTTACAACGGCATGATCGACAAACATCCGGCGCTGATCGTGCGCTGCACGGACGTGGCCGACGTGCAGGCAGCGCTGGCCTTTGCCACCGAACACGGGTTGCGCCTCGCCATTCGCGGCGGCGGCCACAACGGCGGCGGCCTGGGCAGCGTGGACGGCGGACTGGTCATTGATCTCTCTGCCATGCACAGCGTGCGGGTGGATCCCGGGGCACGCACGGTGCGGGTCGAGGGCGGCGCGACCTGGGGACAGGTGGACCACGCCACCCACGCCTTCGGGCTGGCCGTGCCGTCGGGCATCATTTCCACCACCGGGGTGGGCGGCCTGACGCTGGGCGGGGGGCTGGGCCACCTGACGCGCAAGTACGGCCTGACCATCGACAGCCTGCTGGAAGCCGACGTGGTGCTCGCCGACGGGCAGCTCGTGACCGCCAGCGAGCAGGAACACAGCGACCTGTTCTGGGCCATCCGGGGCGGCGGCGGCAATTTCGGAATCGTGACCTCATTCCTGTTCCGGGCGCACCCGGTCGATACCATCGTCGGTGGCCCGACCCTGTGGACGCTGGAACAGGCCCCGCAGGTGATGCGCTGGTACCGCGAGTTCATCGTGAACGCCCCCGAGGACCTCAACGGCTTCTTTGCCTTCCTGACCGTGCCGCCCGCTCCCCCGTTTCCCGAACACCTGCACCTGCAGAAGATGTGCGGCGTGGTGTGGTGTTACACCGGTCCACAGGACCGGGCCGAGGAGGTCTTCGCGCCCATTCGCGAGTTCGGGCCGCCCGCGTTGCACGGTGTCCATGACATGCCCTACCCGGCCCTCCAGAGCGCCTTCGACGGTCTGTATCCCCCCGGACACCAGTGGTACTGGCGCGCAGACTTCGTGAAGGAACTGACCGACGAGGCCATCGCCGCGCACGTTGAGCACGCCCGGACCCTGCCGACCATGCATTCCACCATGCACCTGTATCCCGTCAATGGAGCCGCGCACCGCGTGGGCCAGCAGGACACCGCGTGGAGCTACCGCGACGCCACCTGGGGCGAGGTGATTGTCGGCGTTGATCCCGATCCGGCCAACGCGGGCACCATCCGGGACTGGTGCGTGAACTACTGGGAAGCGGTCCATCCCTACTCGATGGGCGGCGCCTACGTCAACATGATGATGGACGAGGGCCAGGACCGGGTGCGGGCCGCCTACCGCGACAACCACGACCGGCTCCGGCAGGTCAAGGGCCGCTACGACCCCCGCAACGTCTTCAGCGTCAACCAGAACATCCGGGCAGACTGA
- the purK gene encoding 5-(carboxyamino)imidazole ribonucleotide synthase, with product MTPHLGILGGGQLAQMLALAALPLGVRVTVLEPDAQAPARLCAAHRHAPYTDAAALQALAGCDAVTLEFENVPLAALAALEGRVPVRPGGELLSRSKHRAREKEALRAAEAGTAPFAVIEAGTDLEAALAAVGGQGILKTSELGYDGKGQARVSDAAALSAAWIGLGRVPCVLEGLVPFEREVSLAVARTADGRLASGPLIENVHRNGILRTSLYTGNAAGEGQARELAGQVAQAWGLEGLMTLEYFQLPDGRLLVNEVAPRVHNSGHLTQDGGGVSQFEAQVRAVLGLPLADWRPLHPCAMVNVVGVAAADGTPLEPDWAGIDALPGTHLHLYHKDWRAGRKLGHVNLVAPDEQTLRQRLAQLEALIP from the coding sequence ATGACCCCCCACCTGGGCATTCTGGGCGGCGGCCAGCTCGCGCAGATGCTCGCGCTGGCCGCCCTGCCGCTGGGCGTGCGCGTGACCGTGCTGGAGCCCGACGCCCAGGCCCCGGCGCGGCTGTGTGCGGCCCACCGGCACGCGCCCTACACCGACGCGGCCGCGCTGCAGGCCCTGGCCGGGTGTGACGCCGTGACCCTGGAGTTCGAGAACGTGCCCCTGGCCGCTCTGGCCGCCCTGGAAGGCCGCGTGCCGGTGCGTCCCGGCGGGGAATTGCTCTCACGCAGCAAGCACCGTGCCCGCGAGAAGGAGGCGCTGCGGGCGGCGGAGGCCGGGACCGCGCCCTTTGCCGTGATCGAGGCCGGGACCGATCTGGAGGCGGCGCTGGCGGCAGTGGGAGGCCAGGGCATTCTCAAGACCTCCGAACTGGGCTACGACGGCAAGGGACAGGCCCGCGTGTCGGATGCGGCGGCGTTGTCGGCGGCCTGGATCGGGCTGGGCCGGGTGCCGTGCGTGCTGGAGGGGCTGGTGCCCTTCGAGCGCGAGGTCAGTCTGGCGGTGGCCCGCACCGCGGACGGACGGCTGGCCTCCGGCCCCCTGATTGAAAATGTTCACCGGAACGGCATTCTGCGGACCAGCCTGTATACCGGGAACGCGGCGGGCGAGGGGCAGGCCCGGGAACTGGCCGGGCAGGTGGCGCAGGCCTGGGGTCTGGAAGGACTGATGACGCTGGAATATTTCCAGTTGCCGGACGGCCGCCTGCTGGTGAACGAGGTCGCCCCGCGCGTACACAACAGCGGCCACCTGACCCAGGACGGTGGTGGAGTCAGTCAGTTCGAGGCCCAGGTGCGCGCGGTGCTCGGACTGCCACTGGCCGACTGGCGGCCCCTGCACCCCTGCGCGATGGTGAACGTGGTGGGGGTGGCGGCGGCGGACGGCACCCCGCTGGAACCCGACTGGGCAGGCATCGACGCTCTGCCGGGCACGCACCTGCACCTGTACCACAAGGACTGGCGGGCCGGACGCAAGTTGGGACACGTCAATCTGGTGGCTCCGGACGAGCAGACCCTGCGTCAGCGGCTGGCGCAGCTCGAGGCCCTGATTCCCTGA
- a CDS encoding VanW family protein, with product MNPILLSALAVGLMTTAHAQSSGGAVSEPFKLILVDQQHKIHAGEQTTHTFAKSWLLPAEGIARSREYNKLSTTLTPTLDRIEREVNARQPLPAVFRKVGEQWTATDQIGWVFDRDGTRANLQKAILEGEPSARVAFQRVVPERSVELLAQRGVLWHVASGQSSYAGSPDFREKNILVGAAKLDNFFIAPDHEFDFNQEIGRIDASTGFVPGFIIAGGTLEKEDGGGICQVSTTIFRAMYNAGLPITDRSEHSHRVKYYDPVGFEATVYAPYKNLKVRNDTPAHLFVQASWNRAEQTLRFDVFGANTGREVTVSDPVVSDFRPPAAPSYTPDARVAPGDRRLLDTPMQGMTSVITRTVRVKGQVVSRDVLKSVYQPWGAVYGVNPADPRLN from the coding sequence ATGAATCCCATCCTTCTGAGTGCGCTGGCCGTGGGGCTGATGACCACGGCCCACGCCCAGTCCTCCGGCGGAGCCGTCTCCGAGCCCTTCAAGCTGATTCTGGTGGACCAGCAGCACAAGATTCACGCGGGAGAGCAGACCACCCACACCTTTGCCAAGAGCTGGCTCCTGCCCGCCGAGGGCATCGCCCGCAGCAGGGAATACAACAAGCTCAGCACCACCCTGACGCCCACGCTGGACCGCATCGAGCGGGAGGTCAACGCCCGCCAGCCGTTGCCCGCCGTGTTCCGCAAGGTGGGGGAACAGTGGACCGCCACCGATCAGATCGGTTGGGTCTTTGACCGTGACGGCACACGGGCCAATCTGCAAAAGGCCATTCTTGAGGGCGAGCCGTCGGCGCGGGTGGCCTTTCAACGGGTGGTTCCCGAGCGCAGCGTGGAACTGCTGGCCCAGCGGGGAGTGCTGTGGCACGTTGCCTCCGGCCAGAGCAGTTACGCGGGCAGCCCGGACTTCCGGGAAAAAAACATTCTGGTGGGTGCCGCCAAGCTGGACAACTTCTTTATTGCGCCGGACCACGAATTCGATTTCAACCAGGAAATCGGGCGGATTGATGCCAGCACCGGCTTTGTGCCGGGCTTCATCATTGCGGGCGGCACGCTGGAAAAGGAGGACGGCGGCGGCATCTGTCAGGTCAGCACCACCATCTTCCGGGCCATGTACAACGCTGGCCTGCCCATCACCGACCGCAGCGAGCACAGCCACCGTGTGAAGTACTACGACCCGGTGGGGTTCGAGGCCACCGTGTACGCACCGTACAAGAACCTCAAGGTCAGGAACGACACCCCCGCGCACCTGTTTGTTCAGGCGAGCTGGAACCGTGCCGAGCAAACCTTGCGCTTCGACGTGTTCGGGGCCAACACCGGGCGGGAGGTCACGGTGAGTGATCCGGTGGTCAGCGACTTCCGGCCCCCCGCCGCCCCGAGCTACACGCCCGACGCCCGCGTGGCTCCCGGAGACCGCCGGCTGCTCGACACCCCGATGCAGGGCATGACCAGCGTGATCACCCGCACGGTCCGGGTGAAGGGACAGGTAGTCAGCCGGGATGTTCTGAAAAGTGTGTATCAGCCCTGGGGAGCGGTGTACGGCGTGAACCCGGCCGATCCCCGTCTGAACTGA
- a CDS encoding ATP-binding protein: MHAPRQQALLAWLLLHPDAPQPRRQIAFALWPDSEEAQALTNLRRELHHLRRGLPECGRYLEITAQTLRWKHDAPYSVDVQDFGQALGRANGRRTPLDLQRAADLYRGELLCAVDDGWLEPHRRALHGQAVEVLEELAGQLEHTGERTRALHVLERLLALEPLREDVYAGMMRLHLAEGNGAAARQTYDRCAAVLKAELGVEPGPVVQAVCTAAQDSALGTPPTLPGEGPLIGRREEWRRMLRVWQRASAGAAQVLLIAGEAGIGKTRLAEALLALAGTQGARVARTRSYAAEGRLAYAPIGDWLRSPALQAGLGRLGEPWHSELGRLLPELAPSPAQPAPELPSQGWQRQRLFEALARAFLADGPTLLLLDDLQWCDRDTLEWLHYLLRFAPTAPLLLLCTLRREEIEANPAVQAFLQDHQQRGLLEVTELGPLSSEETGALAASLHPGTLSLQAQAQLYEATEGQPLFIVEAVRAGLSFHAGDGSLVLPASARVQATIAARLGQLSSGARSVAQLAATIGRAFEVEVLREASDLEEEPLVAALDELWQRAVVREQPGPSGTYDFTHDRLREGAYTELSPARRRLLHRRVAQALELRHAPDLGHISAQLAAHHEQAGQFERAVGFSLRAAQRANSVSASQQAIAQATRALQLIRHLPAGADRDRQELEAHTTLAAAYTALKGFACPELETALNHALGLGEKMGDEPAIIASLWGLYALHIVRGNVGLSRRLAGRALELAGDHAGLLTDCHQALGGLDQIEGRLDSAAEHFGIANRLYHHNGQRRVLFGADVGAFSLSWGAHGLWLQGRIEEAREHVARAAAITAEQDHPFTVMQTAAYRAVSEQLEHDLDAAWASAEAAVTGCRHYNIAYYHEWGVIVGGWVMARRGDPHAGLVRIQRGLEALRRQDAALRLPYYLALLAETQLQLGQPEAARATLDSAQAMASQNGDVWYLPELYRLRGLTDPQGAQAWFHRARSIAQKHGSLSLELRAVTSLAEHLHREGHDQEAAAALEPVQALFPERLVTPDLSAARALLGLL; encoded by the coding sequence GTGCACGCTCCGCGCCAGCAGGCGCTGCTCGCGTGGCTGCTGTTGCATCCGGACGCCCCCCAGCCGCGCCGGCAGATCGCCTTCGCCCTGTGGCCGGATTCCGAAGAGGCGCAGGCCCTGACCAACCTGCGGCGCGAACTGCACCACCTGCGCCGAGGTCTGCCCGAGTGCGGGCGCTATCTGGAGATCACGGCGCAGACCCTGCGCTGGAAACATGACGCGCCCTACAGCGTGGACGTTCAGGATTTTGGGCAGGCTCTGGGCCGCGCGAATGGCCGCCGCACACCGCTCGATCTGCAGCGGGCTGCCGACCTGTACCGGGGCGAACTGCTGTGCGCGGTGGACGACGGGTGGCTTGAGCCCCACCGCCGGGCCCTGCACGGACAGGCCGTGGAGGTGCTTGAGGAACTGGCCGGGCAACTGGAGCACACTGGCGAACGGACCCGGGCGCTGCACGTGCTGGAACGTCTGCTGGCCCTGGAACCGCTGCGTGAGGATGTGTATGCGGGAATGATGCGCCTGCACCTCGCCGAGGGCAATGGAGCGGCGGCCCGGCAAACCTATGACCGCTGCGCCGCCGTCCTGAAGGCCGAACTGGGCGTGGAGCCCGGCCCGGTGGTGCAGGCCGTTTGTACAGCAGCGCAGGACAGTGCGTTGGGCACGCCGCCCACCCTGCCCGGCGAGGGGCCGCTGATCGGCCGGCGTGAGGAGTGGCGGCGCATGCTGCGGGTGTGGCAGCGGGCCAGCGCCGGGGCCGCGCAGGTCCTGCTGATCGCGGGCGAGGCGGGCATCGGCAAGACGCGGCTGGCCGAGGCGTTGCTCGCACTGGCGGGGACGCAGGGAGCCCGGGTGGCCCGCACCCGGTCGTACGCCGCCGAGGGCCGGCTCGCCTACGCGCCCATCGGGGACTGGCTGCGGAGTCCGGCGCTGCAAGCGGGCCTGGGCCGCCTGGGCGAGCCGTGGCACAGCGAACTGGGCCGGCTGCTGCCCGAACTGGCTCCTTCGCCGGCCCAGCCCGCACCCGAGTTGCCCAGCCAGGGCTGGCAGCGTCAGCGGCTGTTCGAGGCGCTGGCCCGGGCCTTTCTGGCGGACGGGCCCACCCTGCTGCTGCTCGACGACCTGCAGTGGTGCGACCGTGACACGCTGGAATGGCTGCACTACCTGCTGCGTTTCGCTCCCACCGCGCCGCTGCTGCTGCTGTGTACCCTGCGCCGCGAGGAAATAGAGGCCAATCCTGCGGTGCAGGCCTTCTTGCAAGACCACCAGCAGCGCGGGCTTCTGGAGGTCACTGAACTCGGGCCGCTGAGTTCCGAGGAGACGGGGGCGCTGGCCGCCTCGCTGCATCCCGGCACGCTGTCCCTGCAGGCCCAGGCGCAGCTGTACGAGGCCACCGAAGGCCAGCCCCTGTTCATCGTCGAGGCGGTGCGCGCGGGCCTGTCCTTCCATGCCGGCGACGGCTCGCTGGTGCTGCCCGCGTCTGCCCGGGTGCAGGCCACCATCGCCGCGCGCCTGGGTCAGCTGTCCAGCGGCGCGCGCAGCGTGGCCCAGCTGGCCGCCACCATCGGGCGGGCCTTTGAGGTCGAGGTGCTGCGCGAGGCCAGTGACCTGGAAGAAGAACCGCTGGTGGCGGCCCTGGATGAACTGTGGCAGCGCGCGGTGGTGCGCGAACAGCCCGGTCCCAGCGGCACCTACGACTTCACCCATGACCGGCTGCGCGAGGGCGCCTACACCGAACTCAGTCCGGCCCGCCGGCGGCTGCTGCACCGCCGCGTGGCCCAGGCGCTGGAGCTGCGGCACGCGCCGGATCTGGGTCATATCTCGGCCCAGCTGGCCGCACACCATGAACAGGCCGGGCAGTTTGAGAGGGCGGTGGGCTTCTCCCTGCGGGCGGCGCAGCGGGCCAACAGCGTCTCGGCCAGCCAGCAGGCCATTGCCCAGGCGACGCGGGCGCTGCAGCTGATCCGGCACCTGCCGGCGGGCGCGGACCGTGACCGGCAGGAGCTGGAAGCCCACACCACCCTGGCTGCCGCCTACACCGCCCTGAAAGGCTTCGCCTGTCCTGAGCTGGAAACGGCCCTGAACCACGCCCTGGGGCTGGGAGAAAAGATGGGGGACGAGCCTGCCATCATCGCCAGCCTGTGGGGCCTGTACGCGCTGCACATCGTCCGGGGCAACGTGGGCCTGTCGCGCCGGCTGGCCGGGCGGGCACTGGAGCTGGCCGGAGACCACGCCGGGCTCCTTACCGACTGCCATCAGGCGCTGGGCGGTCTGGATCAGATCGAGGGCCGGCTGGACAGCGCCGCCGAGCATTTCGGTATTGCCAACCGCCTGTACCACCACAATGGCCAGCGCCGGGTTCTGTTCGGAGCGGACGTGGGGGCCTTCAGCCTGTCCTGGGGCGCGCATGGCCTGTGGCTTCAGGGGCGCATCGAGGAGGCGCGGGAGCATGTGGCCCGGGCCGCTGCGATTACTGCTGAACAGGACCACCCCTTTACCGTGATGCAGACCGCCGCCTACCGCGCCGTTTCCGAGCAGCTGGAACACGATCTGGACGCAGCCTGGGCCAGCGCCGAGGCGGCCGTGACCGGATGCCGGCACTACAACATCGCCTACTACCACGAGTGGGGCGTGATCGTGGGGGGCTGGGTGATGGCCCGGCGCGGCGATCCGCACGCGGGACTGGTGCGCATTCAGCGGGGGCTGGAGGCCCTGCGGCGTCAGGACGCCGCGCTAAGGCTGCCGTACTACCTCGCGCTGCTTGCCGAAACGCAGCTGCAACTCGGGCAGCCGGAGGCGGCGCGGGCCACGCTGGACAGTGCCCAGGCCATGGCCAGCCAGAACGGGGACGTGTGGTATCTGCCCGAACTCTACCGGCTGCGCGGTCTGACCGACCCCCAGGGAGCTCAGGCGTGGTTTCACCGCGCACGCTCCATCGCCCAGAAACACGGCAGCCTCTCGCTGGAACTGCGCGCGGTGACCAGCCTGGCCGAGCACCTGCACCGCGAAGGCCACGATCAGGAAGCGGCCGCAGCGCTGGAACCGGTACAGGCCCTGTTTCCCGAACGGCTGGTCACGCCCGACCTGAGCGCGGCGCGGGCGCTGCTGGGTCTGCTGTGA
- the purE gene encoding 5-(carboxyamino)imidazole ribonucleotide mutase yields the protein MGVVMGSRSDFPTLEGALELLARLEIAYEVRVLSAHRTPELLANYAARAERLNFSCIIAAAGGAAHLPGMLAAFTWVPVLGVPVQSRALSGQDSLLSIVQMPGGVPVATFAIGQAGAKNAALFAAALLATTDAGVRGRLQAFREQQTRAVLDDPYFEGHPQAGAE from the coding sequence GTGGGCGTGGTGATGGGCAGCCGCAGCGACTTTCCCACGCTGGAGGGTGCCCTGGAACTGCTCGCCCGCCTGGAGATCGCCTACGAGGTGCGGGTGCTCTCGGCGCACCGCACGCCGGAACTGCTTGCCAACTACGCGGCGCGCGCCGAGCGGCTGAACTTCTCGTGCATCATCGCCGCGGCGGGCGGGGCGGCCCACCTGCCCGGCATGCTCGCGGCCTTCACGTGGGTCCCGGTGCTGGGGGTGCCGGTGCAGTCGCGCGCCCTGAGCGGCCAGGACAGCCTGCTGAGCATCGTGCAGATGCCCGGCGGCGTGCCGGTCGCGACCTTTGCCATCGGACAGGCCGGGGCGAAGAATGCCGCCCTGTTCGCCGCCGCCCTGCTCGCCACCACCGACGCCGGGGTGCGCGGCCGGCTGCAGGCTTTCCGGGAGCAGCAGACCCGGGCTGTGCTGGACGACCCGTACTTCGAGGGCCACCCCCAGGCGGGCGCGGAATGA
- a CDS encoding glutamate ligase domain-containing protein → MTAPPLSPPDYPWLFSRTRAGRARGPGGARALLDALGAPDTALPCIRVVGTNGKGSTCAMLEAGLIAAGLRAGRFTSPHLHAYEERIRVGGRTLDPARTHAFIEWAKQHASDAAFFDLTLALACQVFAQDGVQVAVMEAGVGGASDATQALSNVVAVALTNAELDHTGVLGTTVAEIARDKAGAARPGLPLLTTASGAALTVVREVAARVGAPLLAPQTHPALFALPHPPRLAGPHQHVNAALAAATLRTLGHAEGVSAALEATHPARLERLECGGKTVLIDGAHNPHATRAVAQAVPHADVLLFGNLARKDTDATLTPLLPVAPVRVFTAPGDLATPPQELADRYGGHACPDPAAALAQALALTPAGGTLLVTGSLYLAGSVRGQLDSSASAG, encoded by the coding sequence GTGACGGCCCCCCCACTTTCCCCCCCCGATTACCCGTGGCTGTTCTCCCGCACCCGTGCGGGCCGGGCCCGTGGGCCGGGAGGAGCGCGGGCCCTGCTGGACGCGCTGGGGGCACCGGATACCGCGCTGCCATGCATCCGGGTGGTCGGCACCAACGGCAAGGGCAGCACCTGCGCCATGCTGGAAGCGGGACTGATCGCCGCCGGGCTGCGCGCGGGCCGCTTTACCAGCCCGCATCTGCACGCCTACGAGGAACGCATCCGGGTAGGCGGCCGCACTCTGGACCCGGCACGCACCCACGCCTTTATCGAATGGGCCAAGCAGCATGCTTCCGACGCCGCCTTCTTCGATCTGACGCTCGCGCTGGCCTGCCAGGTCTTTGCGCAGGACGGCGTGCAGGTCGCGGTGATGGAGGCGGGCGTGGGCGGCGCGAGCGACGCGACCCAGGCCCTGAGCAACGTCGTCGCCGTGGCCCTGACCAATGCCGAGCTGGACCATACCGGGGTCCTGGGCACCACGGTCGCCGAGATCGCCCGCGACAAGGCGGGAGCGGCGCGGCCCGGCCTTCCGCTGCTGACCACCGCCAGCGGCGCGGCCCTGACGGTCGTGCGCGAGGTGGCGGCCAGGGTGGGGGCACCGCTGCTGGCCCCCCAGACGCACCCGGCGCTGTTTGCCCTCCCCCATCCCCCCCGGCTGGCCGGACCCCACCAGCACGTCAACGCGGCCCTGGCCGCCGCCACGCTGCGGACCCTGGGCCACGCGGAGGGAGTGTCGGCGGCCCTGGAGGCCACCCACCCGGCCCGCCTGGAGCGGCTGGAGTGCGGCGGAAAAACCGTCCTGATTGACGGCGCCCACAATCCCCACGCCACCCGCGCCGTGGCCCAGGCCGTTCCCCACGCCGACGTGCTGCTGTTCGGCAACCTGGCCCGCAAGGACACAGACGCCACGCTGACGCCGCTGCTGCCGGTGGCCCCCGTGCGGGTCTTCACCGCGCCGGGTGACCTGGCCACGCCCCCTCAGGAACTCGCCGACCGGTACGGCGGCCACGCCTGCCCCGACCCCGCCGCCGCCCTGGCCCAGGCGCTGGCCCTGACGCCGGCGGGCGGTACCCTCCTGGTCACGGGAAGCCTGTATCTGGCCGGGTCGGTGCGCGGGCAGCTTGACAGCTCCGCATCCGCCGGTTAG